The genomic stretch GCGGCTGAGGCGGTCGTCACGCGCGACTCACGGCAAGCTCCACGTCGGAATCACGTTGCCTCGCGAAGACTTCGGCCGTCACCCACTCACGGAGCGCACGATGGACAGCACGGTTGCCACCGCCGCGTACGGCGCCAATTCGTTCCTCTTTCTCTGCATTTTCATCTTCGGCCTGATCCTGGCGGTCCTGTGGATCCTCGTGCCGTTCGCCGTGTTCGGCATCAAGGGCCTGCTGCGTCGCATCGCACGCAGCCTGGAAGTCATCGAGAAGCAGAACGTCGATCTGCTCGCCGCGTGGCGCGATACGCCGCGCGATTACGCGCGTCCGGCCGAAAGCGTCGTGTATCGCGACGTTCGCGCCGACGGCACGGTGGTGCGCGAGGAGCGCATCGTGCCGCCGCCGCGCTGACGCAACGCCGGACACGCTCCGTGCTAGCGTGCGCGCACGAGGAGGAATCCCATGCGCGTCCATTTCCACGGAGCGGCCGGCGAGGTCACCGGTTCGCTGCATGAAGTCGAAGCGGCCGGGCAGCGCGTGCTGCTCGACTGCGGCATGATCCAGGGCAGTCCCGAAGCGGAACGGCGCAACGCCGAAGCGTTTGGATTCGAACCCGCCGCGATCGATGCGCTCGTTGTCAGCCACGCGCACATCGACCACATCGGCCGCATTCCGTTGCTGGTGCAGCGCGGATATCGTGGGCCGATCCACGCGCAGCAGGCTACCGCGGAGCTGATGCCGATCATGCTGATGGATGCGGCGTCGATTTCCGAAGGCGACGCCGAACGCCACAACCGCTATCGCCGCGCCGGCGAACCCGAAGCGCGGCCGTTGTTCACGCGCGAGGACGTGACGGCTGCGATGGAACGGGTCCGTCCGCTTCCGTACGACACGCGAACGACGATCCTTCCGGGCGTGGACATCGCCTTCCGCGAGGCAGGGCACATCCTTGGTTCGTCGAGCGTGGAGTTGTGGGCGGACGGAAAAAAGCTCGTGTTCTCCGGCGACCTGGGGCCGAAGGGCACGCCGATCCTGCGCGATCCGGCGGACATCGACCGCGCGGACCTGGTGATGATGGAATCGACCTACGGCGACCGGTTGCACCGCGATCGCGCGGAGACGATCCGCGAGCTCGGCGACATCCTCAACGCCGCATGGGACGAAGGCGGAAACGTGCTGATTCCGGCCTTCGCCGTCGGCCGCAGCCAGGAACTGCTGTATTGGTTCGCGCGCCATTGGGACGAGTGGAAGCTGTCGCGCTGGCAGATCTTCCTCGACAGCCCGATGGCGGCGAAGGTGGTGTCCGTCTACGACCGCCACGCCGAACTGTTCGACGAGGACGCCCAGCGCGTGTGGCGCGAGAAGCCCAATCCGTTCCGCCTGCCGAACCTGCATTTCACGCAGACGCGCGAGGAGTCGGTGGCGATCAATCGCATCGAACGCGGGGCGATCGTCATCGCCGGATCGGGCATGGCGAACGCGGGGCGCATCCTGCATCACTTCCGCCATCGACTCGATCGCCGCCAGACGCACGTGGTGTTCGTGGGCTACCAGGCCGAAGGCACGCTCGGCCGGCGCCTCGTCGATGGCGCGCGCTGGGTGCGCATCCACGGCCACGACGTGCGCGTGAACGCGCAGCGGCACACGGTCGGCGGCCTGTCGGCGCACACCGACCAGCGCGGTCTGATGGCGTGGTATGGCGCGATCGCCGGCAGCGGCGGCGCCGCGCATCCGCCGCTCGCGCTGGTGCACGGCGAGGATCGCGCACGAGAGGCGCTCGCCGGCGAAATCGGTGACACGTACGGCGTGCAGGCCACGCTGGCGCGGCCCGGCGTGGTGCTCGACGTCTAGACGCGAGCGGAGCGCGTGGGCGCTCGCCCGCTGCTGCCGCTCACCGCTCGCCGTTCCGCATCACTCGTTGCGGCCCTGTGCCGCTTCCGCGGTTTCCGCAGTGAGCGGCGTGGCCGCCGTACGCGGCTTGGTGAACGGCGTCGGCGTCGGGCCCAGTGCAACGTTGCCGATCATCAGGCGCGTACCGGCCATGACGCCTTCGGCCAGCTCCAGCTGCACGCGTTCGGCGTCGCGGCGGCGAACCTCGTCGACGATCTCCAGCGCCTCGTCCTTCGGCACGCCGAGCTGGCACAGCGCGTGGTGGCCAAAGCGGATCGCCGACTCGAACGTCTCGCGCACCTGCACGTCGACGCCGGCGTTGATCAGCTCCAGCGAATGCTCGCGATCGAACGAGCGCACGAGCAGCTTCGCCTGCGAGAACTCGGCCTTGGCCAGTTCGACGATGCGGTTGGCGGCGTCCTTCTTGTCGACGCACACCGCGATGACCTGCGCCTTGTCGGCGCCGGATGCGCGCAGCACGTCCAGGCGCGTGCCATCGCCGTAGTAGATCTTGAAGCCGAACGTGCCGGCGCTGCGGATCATCTCGACGTCGGTGTCGATGATGGTGACGTCCACGCCGCGCGCAAGCAGCGACTGGCTGACGACCTGGCCGAAGCGGCCGAAGCCGATCATCAGCACACTGCCGGACAGGCCTTCGGCGATGTCGAGATCGTCGATCTTCTCTTCCTTTTGCTTCAGCCACGGCCGCGCCGCGAGCACGACCAGCGGCGTCAGGGCCATCGACAGCACGACGATCGCGGTGAGGTTGGCGTTCTGCGCGGCGGCGATCACGCCGCTCGCGGCGGCCGTCGAATAGAGCACGAAGGCGAACTCGCCGCCCTGGGCCATCAACGTGGCGCGATCGAGCGCTTCGTGGTGGCTCGACTCGGTCAGTCGCGCGACGGCGTAGATGCACAGCGCCTTGACCAGCATCATCGCCAGCACCGCGCCGAGGATCGGCATCCAGTTCTGGCTGACCACCGACAGGTCCAGCGCCATGCCGACGCCGAGGAAGAACAGGCCGAGCAGCAGGCCGCGGAAGGGTTCTACGTCGGCTTCGAGCTGATGGCGGAAGGTGGACTCCGACAGCAGCACGCCGGCGAGGAACGCGCCCATCGCCATCGACAGCCCGCCCAGCTGCATCAGCAGCGCCGAGCCCAGCACCACCAGCAGCGCGGCCGCCGTCATCACTTCGCGCGCCCGCGCGGCGGCGAGCAGCCGGAAGAGCGGATTGAGCAGCCAGATACCGGCCGCGACCAGCGCCACGAGCACGCCGGCGGCGATGCCTATCGAGGTCCAGCGCGATGCATCGCTGCTGGGCTCGCCCGGCGCGAGCAGAGCCACCAGCACCAGCAGCGGCACGATCAGCAGGTCTTCGAACAGCAGCACCGAGACGATCTTCTGCCCGTGGGGCAGGGCGATGTCGCCGCGTTCGGCCAGCAGCTGCATGACGATGGCGGTGGACGTCAGCACGAAGCCCATCGCACCGATGAATGCGACGACCGGCGCGTAGCCGAACAGCAGGCCGACGCCGGTGAGCGCGGCGGTGCAGGCGGCGATCTGCAGCGTGCCCAGGCCGAAGATCTGGCGACGCAGGCTCCACAGGTGCGAGGGCCGCATTTCCAGGCCGATGACGAACAGGAACATCACCACGCCCAGCTCGGCGACGTGCAGGATCGCCTGCGGGTCGGAGAA from Lysobacter auxotrophicus encodes the following:
- a CDS encoding MBL fold metallo-hydrolase, with product MRVHFHGAAGEVTGSLHEVEAAGQRVLLDCGMIQGSPEAERRNAEAFGFEPAAIDALVVSHAHIDHIGRIPLLVQRGYRGPIHAQQATAELMPIMLMDAASISEGDAERHNRYRRAGEPEARPLFTREDVTAAMERVRPLPYDTRTTILPGVDIAFREAGHILGSSSVELWADGKKLVFSGDLGPKGTPILRDPADIDRADLVMMESTYGDRLHRDRAETIRELGDILNAAWDEGGNVLIPAFAVGRSQELLYWFARHWDEWKLSRWQIFLDSPMAAKVVSVYDRHAELFDEDAQRVWREKPNPFRLPNLHFTQTREESVAINRIERGAIVIAGSGMANAGRILHHFRHRLDRRQTHVVFVGYQAEGTLGRRLVDGARWVRIHGHDVRVNAQRHTVGGLSAHTDQRGLMAWYGAIAGSGGAAHPPLALVHGEDRAREALAGEIGDTYGVQATLARPGVVLDV
- a CDS encoding monovalent cation:proton antiporter-2 (CPA2) family protein; the protein is MAEVGSTDLVKVVALLGAAVVAVPVFRRLGLGSVLGYLAAGLAIGPFGLGWFSDPQAILHVAELGVVMFLFVIGLEMRPSHLWSLRRQIFGLGTLQIAACTAALTGVGLLFGYAPVVAFIGAMGFVLTSTAIVMQLLAERGDIALPHGQKIVSVLLFEDLLIVPLLVLVALLAPGEPSSDASRWTSIGIAAGVLVALVAAGIWLLNPLFRLLAAARAREVMTAAALLVVLGSALLMQLGGLSMAMGAFLAGVLLSESTFRHQLEADVEPFRGLLLGLFFLGVGMALDLSVVSQNWMPILGAVLAMMLVKALCIYAVARLTESSHHEALDRATLMAQGGEFAFVLYSTAAASGVIAAAQNANLTAIVVLSMALTPLVVLAARPWLKQKEEKIDDLDIAEGLSGSVLMIGFGRFGQVVSQSLLARGVDVTIIDTDVEMIRSAGTFGFKIYYGDGTRLDVLRASGADKAQVIAVCVDKKDAANRIVELAKAEFSQAKLLVRSFDREHSLELINAGVDVQVRETFESAIRFGHHALCQLGVPKDEALEIVDEVRRRDAERVQLELAEGVMAGTRLMIGNVALGPTPTPFTKPRTAATPLTAETAEAAQGRNE